Proteins encoded by one window of Dendropsophus ebraccatus isolate aDenEbr1 chromosome 4, aDenEbr1.pat, whole genome shotgun sequence:
- the LOC138789198 gene encoding receptor-type tyrosine-protein phosphatase eta-like, which translates to MDMTGAKYNISYGSSSGNLTATSDKTSVNLLSLISGTNYFVSVVTVGARWYGSSPVTTSVYTKPMSVKSPQISNVTPSSVSLTWSKPDEYQTFYSYRVQTNVSSSSSLINNTIVTSDSATIMNLTPGETYTFMVYTRAADGLTESDPVSLSTCTVPAQVSSISLNNSQSVDTLRIAWPNPGGKVDYYNVSITGAVSNTIQTTTTQVTVPGLLPGREYSVTVQTVSGSCSQTSAPVTEATYPTPPGNIIFTTITPKTLTFSWMEPVNMTGVNKSYNISYGIFSSSNITVTSSTTNVTTLQNLISGTNYSISVVTVGARGYGSSPLTTSVYTNTKKAIEKMVMDKSIVKEKADTIP; encoded by the exons ATGGATATGACCGGTGCAAAATATAATATAAGTTACGGAAGTTCTTCAGGCAATTTGACGGCGACAAGTGACAAAACCAGTGTCAATCTTCTGAGTCTGATATCTGGGACTAACTACTTCGTATCTGTGGTCACAGTCGGAGCTCGGTGGTATGGGAGCTCACCGGTCACCACATCTGTCTATACAA aaCCAATGTCAGTGAAATCTCCACAGATCAGTAATGTGACTCCATCTTCTGTATCTCTGACGTGGAGTAAACCTGATGAGTATCAGACGTTTTACAGCTACAGAGTCCAGACAAAtgtctcctcatcatcctcactgATCAATAATACAATAGTGACAAGTGACTCAGCTACAATAATGAATCTGACCCCAGGAGAGACATATACATTCATGGTATATACAAGAGCTGCCGATGGCCTCACTGAGTCAGACCCGGTGtcactatctacctgcacag TTCCTGCACAGGTTTCCTCCATCTCACTGAACAATTCCCAGTCGGTTGATACTCTCAGAATCGCATGGCCGAATCCAGGAGGGAAAGTGGATTATTATAACGTCAGTATAACAGGAGCCGTCAGTAACACAATACAGACTACTACTACtcaggtgactgtcccaggattaCTACCAGGCAGAGAATATAGCGTCACTGTACAGACAGTCAGTGGgagctgcagccagacatctgctccagtgacagagGCCACAT atccAACCCCACCTGGAAACATAATCTTTACCACAATTACACCAAAGACTCTGACATTCTCCTGGATGGAGCCGGTGAATATGACCGGTGTGAATAAGTCATATAATATAAGCTATGGGATATTCTCCTCATCTAATATAACTGTGACAAGTAGCACAACAAATGTCACCACCCTCCAGAACCTGATATCTGGGACCAACTACTCCATATCTGTGGTCACAGTCGGAGCCCGGGGATATGGGAGCTCACCGCTCACCACATCTGTCTATACAA ATACAAAGAAAGCCATCGAGAAAATGGTGATGGATAAGAGTATTGTAAAGGAAAAAGCCGATACAATTCCCTGA